The Apium graveolens cultivar Ventura chromosome 11, ASM990537v1, whole genome shotgun sequence genome has a window encoding:
- the LOC141698162 gene encoding BES1/BZR1 homolog protein 4-like: MVAGGGGGRDRLLSCRERENNKMRERRRRAITANIFAGLRTHGNYTLPKHCDNNEVLRALCSQAGWTVEPDGTTYRQHGELVEAVGGSSPLSPCSSFNFSPYASYHPSLGSSSLHSSASSSYAANAHVDRHSLVPWLNKLSASSSASSSSFQLQQFYMLNGSTSTPVTFPMTSIADTPRRTETGCNTPQNSLLQSSTPLNPACQIFPNPEWIKGLQIPESRPVSPTLSLASPNSFSFKEVARALPASTDQNADVSNDEVMIIDEFAFRSSIKKQMNPWEGERIHKEFFSDDLKLTLGTSWSKSDK; this comes from the exons ATGGTAGCAGGAGGTGGAGGAGGAAGAGATCGATTGCTTTCGTGTAGGGAGAGAGAGAACAACAAGATGAGAGAGCGAAGGAGAAGAGCCATCACGGCAAATATATTTGCAGGACTGAGAACTCACGGAAACTACACCCTCCCTAAACACTGCGATAACAATGAAGTTCTTAGAGCTCTTTGTAGCCAAGCTGGCTGGACTGTTGAGCCTGATGGCACTACCTATCGTCAG CACGGGGAGCTTGTGGAGGCTGTGGGAGGATCTTCACCATTAAGCCCTTGCTCGTCGTTTAACTTTAGTCCCTATGCCTCCTACCACCCTAGTCTTGGGTCCTCTTCCTTACATAGTTCAGCTTCATCCTCTTATGCTGCTAATGCACATGTAGACAGACATTCCCTCGTTCCGTGGCTCAATAAACTATCTGCATCCTCATCAGCCTCGTCCTCTTCCTTCCAGCTTCAGCAATTCTACATGCTAAATGGCTCTACCAGTACTCCTGTCACTTTTCCTATGACTTCCATAGCTGATACCCCTCGACGTACTGAAACCGGATGTAATACACCACAAAACTCTTTACTCCAGTCTTCCACCCCACTGAACCCTGCCTGTCAGATCTTTCCTAATCCTGAATGGATTAAAGGCCTTCAAATTCCAGAAAGTAGACCAGTTTCTCCCACATTAAGCCTCGCCTCTCCAAACTCATTTAGCTTCAAAGAAGTGGCCCGAGCTTTGCCAGCAAGTACTGACCAGAATGCTGATGTTTCAAATGATGAAGTGATGATAATAGATGAATTTGCATTTAGAAGCAGCATTAAGAAACAAATGAATCCATGGGAAGGTGAAAGAATTCATAAAGAGTTTTTTTCCGATGATCTTAAGCTCACTCTTGGAACCTCATGGAGCAAGTCTGACAAGTAA